From a single Planctellipticum variicoloris genomic region:
- a CDS encoding efflux RND transporter periplasmic adaptor subunit produces the protein MPLNADAVRFWIKRAVQVVVAVAVVAIAGVWYLSPLAVIEHTVEAGEIVAEVMGTGTLEARVKSTISPKISGRIHEILVDQGDVVQAGQLLFTLDDAELKQQVEIAEAAVAASQASLARLQADLDLSQALLKFARLTFERTQQLLQKKVATVEEGEKATESLSVAEAGVSRATAALLEGQKQVVETEKTLTYHEARLTDTRVVAPFDGLIVKRYRDPGDIGVPGSAILMLVSTKEIWVSAWVDETEMSRVRQGQTARVVFRSEGNLDYEGVVSRLGREADRETREFVVDVRVLTLPENWAVGQRAEVFIEVERKSAVPVLPAKFVVWRDRNAGVYRRNGSAAQWQPVALGLQSAESVEAAEGLKPGDVVLLPIAGKNISLDGRRVETP, from the coding sequence ATGCCTCTCAACGCCGATGCGGTGCGGTTTTGGATCAAGAGAGCCGTCCAGGTTGTCGTCGCGGTCGCCGTCGTGGCGATTGCCGGAGTCTGGTATCTCTCGCCCCTTGCTGTCATCGAGCATACCGTCGAAGCGGGTGAGATCGTTGCCGAAGTGATGGGCACGGGAACGTTGGAAGCCCGTGTCAAATCGACAATCAGCCCCAAGATTTCCGGCCGCATCCATGAGATTCTGGTCGATCAGGGGGACGTCGTTCAGGCCGGCCAGCTCCTGTTCACACTGGACGATGCCGAACTCAAGCAGCAAGTCGAGATTGCCGAAGCCGCTGTGGCCGCCTCGCAGGCGTCCCTGGCTCGACTTCAGGCCGATCTCGATCTGTCGCAGGCGTTGCTGAAGTTCGCCCGACTGACCTTCGAACGCACGCAGCAGCTCCTCCAGAAGAAGGTGGCGACTGTCGAAGAGGGCGAAAAGGCGACGGAATCATTGAGTGTCGCCGAAGCGGGCGTATCGCGCGCCACGGCCGCGCTCCTGGAAGGTCAAAAGCAGGTCGTCGAAACCGAAAAGACGCTTACGTATCACGAGGCGAGACTGACCGATACGCGCGTGGTCGCTCCCTTCGACGGCCTGATTGTCAAACGCTATCGCGATCCCGGCGACATCGGCGTGCCGGGCAGCGCAATTCTCATGCTGGTCTCGACAAAAGAAATCTGGGTCAGCGCCTGGGTGGATGAAACAGAAATGTCCCGAGTGCGGCAAGGACAGACCGCCCGCGTGGTCTTTCGATCTGAAGGGAACCTCGACTATGAGGGAGTGGTGTCGCGGCTCGGGCGCGAAGCGGATCGAGAAACGCGGGAATTTGTCGTCGATGTCCGCGTGCTGACGCTGCCGGAGAACTGGGCCGTCGGTCAGCGGGCGGAAGTTTTCATCGAGGTCGAGCGCAAGTCCGCAGTGCCGGTGCTGCCGGCGAAGTTCGTGGTCTGGCGCGACCGGAACGCCGGAGTCTATCGTCGCAACGGTTCTGCTGCACAATGGCAGCCAGTCGCGCTGGGGTTGCAGAGTGCCGAGTCGGTCGAGGCTGCCGAGGGGCTGAAACCCGGAGACGTGGTCTTGCTGCCGATCGCTGGCAAAAACATCTCGCTCGATGGCCGACGCGTGGAAACGCCATGA
- a CDS encoding ferredoxin family protein: protein MSETKEKAPWHGIPRDEIPWYPTVDPDACIGCQLCYVTCGRNVYEMQDAHAVSVDPMNCAVGCSTCANICPTNAISFPTLEAVWKLERERQIFRIVKKEAQKKQDRDGALKAREAAQKAMEHVSTRAKVELAGEFGDKRFLVRLEQLIENRPFDIVNLRLEVPTVKGARQKAPSYMTFEVTSEQQEEVGPFLGEVKTLVHEVGLVYVSEQRL from the coding sequence ATGAGCGAGACCAAAGAAAAGGCCCCCTGGCACGGCATTCCTCGCGATGAAATTCCGTGGTATCCGACCGTTGACCCGGACGCGTGCATCGGCTGCCAATTGTGTTACGTCACCTGCGGACGCAATGTCTACGAAATGCAGGATGCGCATGCGGTGTCGGTTGACCCGATGAACTGCGCCGTGGGCTGCTCAACCTGCGCCAACATCTGCCCGACCAACGCCATCTCGTTCCCGACGCTCGAAGCCGTGTGGAAACTCGAACGCGAACGGCAGATCTTCCGCATCGTTAAGAAGGAAGCCCAGAAGAAGCAGGATCGCGACGGAGCGCTCAAAGCGCGCGAGGCGGCCCAAAAGGCGATGGAACACGTCTCCACCCGCGCGAAGGTCGAACTCGCCGGAGAATTCGGCGACAAGCGGTTTCTCGTCCGACTGGAACAATTGATTGAGAACCGACCGTTTGACATCGTCAACTTGCGTCTCGAAGTCCCGACGGTCAAGGGGGCCAGGCAGAAGGCCCCCTCCTACATGACCTTCGAGGTCACTTCGGAACAGCAGGAGGAAGTCGGCCCCTTTCTGGGCGAGGTCAAGACCCTCGTGCACGAAGTCGGGCTGGTCTACGTCAGCGAGCAGCGGCTGTAG